The genomic interval ATGATATTATCTAGTATTTCTTTGGGAGCATTTTTTCTCATATTTTTTTTAATTGGTCTTTATTCTGGACAATTTGATGATTATGAATCTCCTAGTGTTAGAATTTTAATTGATGATGATTTTGAAAAAAATTAAATTTTCTGATGAAATTAAAAACATATTATTATAATAACAGTATTGTAAAAGCTTTTTTATATGCTACGATATTCTGGGCTATGATTGGATTTTTAGCTGGACTATTTATAGCCTTATTATTATTTATTCCTGAAATTCCTGAATTTATTTTTGGTAATAAATTGAAGGATACTCAAGGGGTCATGGGGTTTGGTAGATGGAGAATGTTACATACAAGTACTGCTATTTTTGCTTTTGTAGGAAATATTATTTTTACAGGTTATTATTATGCTTTACAACGTTTATTAAAAACGAGGATTTTTAGTGATATTCTCAGTTGGATTCATTTTTGGGGATGGCAAATATTTATTATCTCAACTTGGATTACTTTCTTATTAGGAATTAATACAAGTAAAGAATACGCTGAACATGAATGGCCTATAGATATAGGAGTATTGTTTATCTGGATTATTTACGGAATAAATATGATTGGAAGCATTCTGAAAAGAAAAATTCAGCATTTGTATGTTAGCGTTTGGTTTTTATTAGGAACATGGGTTGCTGTAGGGATGTTACATGTATTTAATAATCTTGAATTACCTATATCTCTTTTATCTTTTAAAAGTTACTCTATATATGCTGGAGTACAAGATGCATTAATGCAATGGTGGTATGGACACAACGCAGTGGCATTTATTTTAACCACACCTATACTGGGTTTAATGTATTATTTTGTTCCAAAAGCATCTAATCAACCTATTTTTTCTTATAAACTTTCTATTATACATTTTTGGTCATTAATATTTATATATATTTGGGCAGGACCTCATCATTTAATGTATACATCACTTCCTAATTGGGCTCAAATGTTGGGGACAATTTTCTCAATTATGTTAATTGCTCCTTCTTGGGGGGGGATGTTAAATGGATTGCTTACTTTAAGAGGAGCTTGGAATCAAATGAATAAAAATCCTATTTTAAAATTTTTTGTGGTTGGAATTACTTGTTATGGAATGGCGACCTTTGAAGGTCCTATGTTAGCGACTAAAACTCTAAATTCTATAGGTCATTTTACAGATTGGGTTATAGCTCATGTTCATTTAGGTACTTTGGGGTGGAATGGTTTTATGGCTTTTGGAATTATATATTGGTTAACTCAAAAAATATGGAATACAAAGTTATATTCTATACTATTGGCTAATATTCATTTTTGGATGGGTGTTTTAGGTATTATTTTATATATTTTTCCTATGTATTTTGGATCTGTTTTACAATCTATTATGTGGAAAAAGTTTAACCCTGATGGAACTTTAGCTTATAAAAATTTTTTAGATTCTGTTTTATCTATTATTCCATTTTATAAAATGAGATTTGTAGGTGGATTTATTTACTTTTTTGGCTTTATTTTAATGATTTATAATATTTTTAAAACAATAAAACAAGGTAATTCATTAGATAATGAGGAATTTAAATGTGATCCATTTTATGATAGTTATAATAATAACAAAGATAAAGTAGAAACATTCCATAGTTGGTTAGAAAAAAAACCAATACAATTGGCTATTTTTTCTTTTATAGCAGTAGCTATTGGAGGTTTAATAGAAATCATCCCTACTTTAGTAATTAAATCTAATGTTCCTACAATTCATAATGTTAAACCTTACAAAGCCCTAGAATTAGAAGGGAGAGATCTATTTGTGAGAGAAGGATGTAATGCTTGTCATAGTGCACAAGTTCGTCCATTTAGAGATGAAGTCGTCCGTTATGGAGAGTATTCTAAAGCTGGAGAATTTGTATATGACCATCCATTCCTTTGGGGATCCAAACGAACAGGTCCAGATTTAGCTAGAGAAGGAGGGAAAAACCCTAATTCCTGGCATTTTAATCACATGTATAACCCTCGTTCTACTTCTCCTGGATCTATTATGCCAAGATATCCTTGGTTAATTTATAATAAATTGGACAGATCTAATACAGAAAAAAAAATGAGAGCTATGGTAAAATTAGGAGTTCCATATACTTTTGAATATATAAAAAAAGCAAACCAAGATATGGATCATCAAGCAAGTCAGATTGTACATGATATTTATCAAGAATATCCAAGTTTAAAAAAAGAAATAGATCAACAAAGAAAAATAGAAAAAGAAAAATTCATTCCATTGAAAGAAAGAGAAATTATAGCTCTTATTGCTTATTTACAAAGATTAGGGACAGATATTAAATCTTAACAGATATAAAAAAATGATAAGTTTTTTTAAACAATATTTTACAGGAGAAAAAAATATAGGTATTTTTCAATCTATCATGTTAATTTTATTTTCATTGGCGTTTTTTTTTGTAATATTTTTTGTTTTTTCAAAATCTAAGGAATATTATTATAAAATAAGTTTAATTCCCTTAGAACTAGAAAAAGAAAAAAAAAAGGATAGGTTATGAGATCTAAAATCTCTTCTTTTATTATGATACCTTCTTTTTTATCTGTTATAATATTCATGCTTTATGTGTTTTTTATAAGTTATAATCACATATCTTATTTAGTACATCCTATTACTATATTTTTTTTTATTATAATTACGGTATTGTTGTGTATTTTGGAATCTATTAATAATTTGATTTTTAGGATACAATTACGATTTCTTTCAGAAAAAGAAAGGAAAAAAATTTTTGAAGAAAATGAAGGAAATTATTTTTATAGGCTTTACAGATTCATATTTTACGATTATAAAAAAATCAATCATGATGAAGTTAAAAAAATAGATCATGGATTTGACGGAATTATAGAACTAGATAATCAATTGCCTATATGGTGGGTTCATCTTTTTTATCTTACAATTGCTTTTTCCGCGATTTATTTTTTTTCTTATTTATTAATAGATTATTCTAATCCTTATAAGGAATATGATATAGCTTATAAAAATCAATTAAAAAATATTGAAATTTTTGAAAAAAATACCCCACAGGTAACTATAGAGAATGCACGTTTTAAAGAAAATTTAATCAATAGTGGAAAAGTTCTTTTCGAGGAAAATTGTGCAACTTGCCATCAATCGGATGGTAGTGGGAATATCGGTCCTAATTTAACAGATGATTATTGGATCAATGCAAAAAATAAAGATTTATTTAAAAACATATTTTATTTAATATGGAATGGAAGCGATAATAATCCAACTATGCGTGCTTTTGGTCAATCAGGAGAAATTAAAGGAAATGATATTGAAAAAATATCTAGTTATGTTTATTTTATCAATCAAAAATCTAATAAACCTTTAATAAGTAAGGCTCCTCAAGGTATAAGAAGAAGCGAATGGGGTAAGATATAAATAAGTCATCCATTAATTTCCCTATTTTATTTGCAAAAAAATTTAAAGTTTTAATTATGAAAATTAAATTCAATTGGGATACTGGAATCGTGTTATCTTTAGTTGTTTTTATAATCTTTATTATTTACATTGCTTTCTTTTTTCCACATGTAGGAAGTCAACTTGTATCAGATAGATATTATGAAGAAGAAATGAAATATCAAGAAATTATAAATGAGAAAAAAAATGTATTAGAACTTCCTATAAAAATAAAAGTTTTTATTTCCTATTCTGGAATTGAGATAATATTCCCTCCTGTTGAAAATGACATTCGTGGTTTTTTCACTTTATTTAGATCTTCTTCCAAAGATTTAGATTTTACGCAATCTTTCAAAATATTGAAATCTTCCAAAAAAACATTGTTGATTCCAAAAAAAATTTTAAAAAAAGGATACTATAAACTTATAATCAGATGGAAAACAGATAAAAAATATTTTTTTGAAAAAGATATTTTTTGGAATCAATATGGATAAAAAAATATTTTAAACATAATGACATAATGAGAAAAAACATAAGTAATTTTCGTGAAGAATCTTTAAATTACCATAGTCAGTTTCCTTCTGGAAAAATACAAATTACCCCTACGAAAAAATATAGCAGTCAAAGAGATTTATCTCTTGCTTATTCTCCAGGAGTAGCTGAACCTTGTAAGGAAATTGCTCGTTCTTCTATAGAAGTATATAAATACACATCTAAAGGAAATCTTGTCGCCGTGATTACTAATGGATCTGCAGTTTTGGGTCTAGGTGATATTGGAGCGTTAGCTTCTAAACCAGTAATGGAAGGAAAAGCTCTTTTATTCAAAATATTTTCTGGAATAGATGTTTTTGATATAGAAATCGACGAATCTGATCCAGAAAAATTTATAGAAACAGTAAAAGCTATTGCTCCTACTTTTGGCGGAATTAACCTAGAAGATATAAAAGCTCCAGAAGCTTTTGAAATAGAAAGAAGACTTAAAAAAGAACTTAATATTCCTGTTATGCATGATGATCAACATGGAACAGCTATTATTTCAGGAGCAGCGCTGCTTAATGCTGTTACTTATGTTGGGAAGGAAATTCATGAAATTAAAATGGTAGTTAATGGAGCTGGTGCTGCAGCAATTTCTTGTGCGAGAACATATAAACAACTTGGAGTGAAACCTGAAAATATTCTTATGTTTGATAGTAAAGGTTTATTACACATTTCAAGAAAAGATTTAAATAAAGAAAAAAAAGAGTTTTCCGTAAATATTTATCCAATTAAAAAATTGGAACAAGCTATTAATAACGCAGATGTTTTCATCGGTTTATCCATAGGAGGAATATTAACGCCTAACATGCTAAAAAGTATGGCTAAAGACCCAATCGTGTTTGCTATGGCAAATCCTGATCCAGAAATAGATTATAATTTAGCAATTAAAGCACGTCCAGATGTTATTATGGCTACAGGAAGAAGTGATTATCCCAATCAGGTGAATAATGTATTAGGATTTCCTTATATATTCAGAGGAGCATTAGATGTTCATGCTAATGTGATCAATGATGAAATGAAACTTGCGGCAGTACATTCTATCGCCTCTTTGGCAAAAGAACCTGTTCCGGAACAAGTTAATATTGTTTATAATAAAAAAAACATTTCTTTTGGAAAAGAGTATATCATTCCAAAACCTTTTGATAATCGCTTAATTACTCGTGTAGCTCCTGCTGTAGCAAAAGCAGCTATGGATTCTGGAGTAGCCAGAAATCCTATTTTAGATTGGAAAGTTTATCAAGAAAAGTTGCTCGATAGAATGGGATATGAAAGTAAAATGCTTCGAATGATTCAAAATAGAGCACGTACAAATCCTAAAAAAGTTGTTTTTTGTAATGGAGAAGAATACGATATTCTGAAATCGGTTCAAATTCTTCATGAAGAAGGAATTGTTTCTATTCCCATAGTTTTAGGAAATGAATACAGGATCAAACGTTTAATTAATGAAAATAATTTAGATATTGAACTAGAGATTATAGATCCAGAAAAAGAAGAAAATATAAAAAAAGTAGAATATTTTGCCCAAATACTTTGGAAAAGAAGGAATAGAAAAGGTTTAACTTTATATGATTCCAAAATTCGTATGCGTACTAATGATCATTTTGGAGCTATGATGGTAGATCAAGGGATAGCAGATGCCGTTATTACAGGATATTCCAGAAGTTTTTCATTAAGTTTACGTCCCATGTTAGAGGTTATCGGAAAAGCTGATTTTGTTCACAAAACAGCAGGAATGATGATATTACTAACGAAACGTGGCCCTCTATTTTTAGCAGATACAGCAGTGATTCCAGACCCAACAAGTAAAGAGTTAGCTAGAATAGCCTTAATGGCTTCTCATGTGGTTAAAAGTTTTGATATTGAACCACGTATAGCTATGTTATCTTTTCAAAATTTTTCATCTGATTCAAAAACATCTTTTAAAGTTTCTCAAACAGTATCTTTTCTGCATAAAAAATATCCAGATTTGATAGTAGATGGAGAAGTACAACCTGACTTTGCTTTGAATGAATTTTTATTATCTAAAAAATTTCCTTTTTCTAAACTTGTAAAAAAAAGAGCAAATATTTTTATTTTTCCAAATTTAGAATCAGGAAATTTAACTTATAAATTTATTAGAGGTTTAGGTGATGTTCAAACTATAGGACCTGTAATGTTAGGAATGCGCAAACCTGCACATGTTATGCAGATGCAATCTAGCATAGAAGAAATAGTTAATTTAGCTACTTTAGCTGTAATAGATGCACAAATTAGAAAAAATTAAAAATATGTGTTTTAAAAAACACTTTTTTTCCAAAAAGAATTCGTACTTTTTTTTCAAAAAAAATGGGAATAGAAGTAGATGTATAAAAAATAGGAAATCTATTCCAAGTAGGGTGTAAGCATAATAATTTTTGCTCACTTAATTTTTTTTTTATTTCTTGCACTACTATTTTTTGGATATCAATTAAATGAACTTTTCCATGATAAAAATTTTCTATTTCTTGTTTCAAAAATAAATAATGAGTACAAGCTAATAATATTGCATCTATTGACTTTAAGTGATTTAAATAATTTTTTATAATAGGATTTATTTTATTTGTTCCCCAACCATTTTCTATAATAGGCGCTAATAAAGGAGTAGACATTTGAACTATATCTAAATGACTATAGTATTTTTTTATTTTTTTTGTGTACAAATTTGAATGTACAGTAGCAGGGGTAGCGATTATTCCTATTTTTTTATAGGATAGAAAAATTGTATTTTTTACCACAGGATCTATAACATTAAATATCAATATTTTTTTATGAAATTTTTTTTGAATTTGATCCAAAGCGTTAGATGTAATAGAATTGCATGCTATAACTAAAGCTTTACACTTTTTTTCATAAAGAAAAGAAGCTATTTTCATCGAATATTTTCTAATAAATTCTTTAGATTTTTCTCCATAAGGCATATTTTTGGTATCTCCGAAATAAATAAAATCTTCATTAGGCATCTGAATTTTCATTTCTTTAGCTATAATAAGCCCTCCAATTCCAGAATCAAATATTCCTATTGGAGATAATGTACTTATTTTCATATTTAAATTAAATTAAATGGAAAACGAATTATAAAAGCTAATACAGATAAAAAAAACAAAAGTAAAATTGTATGAGTAATTTTTTGATATTGATTGTTCTTGTTGGACAATTCTTTATGGAAAAGAATAAATATAAAAGAACCCAGTATCATCATAATTGGATGTTCAATCAACTTAAAACGAATTTTTTTTTGTTTGAAAATTTCAACAAACTCAATTCCATTTTTGAATAAAGAAAAAAAATGGAAAAACATTAACAATAAACCAATAAAAATTTGAATAAAAATAATGAATACTGTAAAATTTAATACAATTCTAAAAAAAAAATCCAACTTTTATTTGTAAATATTTTTTTACACCATAAAAAAGAAATATATATCATTTCCATGATTAGAAAAATTATCAATGAAAAAGCTATATAATGATGAAATTTCAGTAAAACTTTCATGAGTTAGAAAATAATTTCTTAATCAATTTTTTTTTCAATCTAGCAGCTTTATTTGCATGTATAATATTTTTTTTGGATAATTTATCTATCATAGAAATAACAATAGAATATTGTTTTTTATTTTTATCTATTAACAATTTTTTTATAGCTGTTTTAGTGCTTTTATATACATATTTATTACGTAATCGTCTAGTGTAATTCTGTCTGATTCTTTTTAAAGAAGATAAATGATTTGCCATAAGAAATAATTATAGCCCATAGGGGAATCGAACCCCTCTTTCCAGGATGAAAACCTGACGTCCTGACCAATAGACGAATGGGCCTTTTATCAAATAATTAATGACACAAATTAAATTTTTTTTATATTTAATACAAGTATTTTGTTTACATTTGATAATCTCTTTTTTTTTCAATATCGTTTTTTAAACAAAAAAAAGTCTATCATAAATTCTAAAATTGTTTTACTTATAATTTTTTATTATCATCTTATTTCTATTTCATTATATGGAAATGTGGAATGCAATAAAAAATATGAAAGAATTTTTTTCAAAAAAAAAAAGATGTACAAAAATAATTCAAAAAATTATTTCCAATTCTTTAAAGAACAGAAAAAATACATTATAGAAAAAGCTAAAAATTACATGTATACTCCATATAGATATGGAGGTACGACCAAAACTGGAATTGACTGTTCTGCTTTTATAAAAAATGTTTTTGCTTCTCACAAGATATTATTGCCCCGTATTTCTTCTAATCAAGCCAAAAAAGGCTTCTTTATCCCAAAAGATAAAATAGAAAAAGGTGATTTATTATTTTTTGCAACAGGAACATCTAATAAAATTAATCATGTCGGAATGGTAATCCACATTACGAGTAACAATAACATATTTTTTATTCACGCATCTACATCTAATGGAGTAATTATATCTCAATTATATCAAAAATACTGGAATCATAGATTTATTATGGCAAGGAGAATCATTTATTCTTCATCGTAATCGTAAGAATCAATTAAAAAACCTAAATATTCTAAATCTTTCCAAAAATTAGGATATGATTTTTCTACTACATTTGGATTATCGATTTGTAAAAAATCAAAGCATAATCCAAATGTAGAAAAAGACATTGCCATTCTATGATCTTGATAAGTTTTAATCCTAATAAAAGAATCAATCTTTTTTCTATATAAATCTGTTATTTCTATACAAGAATCTGTAATTTTTGTTCTTACTCCAAATTTTAAAAGCTCTTCTTTTAATGCTTCTAATCTATCTGTTTCTTTAATTTTCAATGTTTCTAATCCTTTTAAACTACATTTTATGCCAAGAGCAGCACAAGTAACAACAATAGTTTGAGCAAGATCGGGGGTTTTATTTAAATCTAATTCAATAAATTTTGGTAAGAAAAAATTCAATTTTTTATTTAATGTTATTATATTTTTATCTTTATCAAAAACAGTAGAAATTCCAAAATATTTGTCATATATATAAGATACTTTTTGATCTCCTTGTAAACTATCATTGCTATATGAACGTAAAATGATATGGCTTTTCTTTGCAATAGAAGCCATAGAATAATAATAAGAAGCAGAACTCCAGTCTGATTCTACAGAAAAATATTTTTTACCCCTATTTTTTACTGGATAAATATGGATAATTCTTTCTTTCCAATCAACTTTTATTCCGGCTAAAGTCAGTAAATCAAAAGTCATTTTTATATAGGGGATAGATGTAATATTTCCTTTGAGAAAAATTTTTAACCCCATTTCAAATTGACTCGCGATTAACATAAGAGAACTTATGTATTGACTGCTAACTTCTGCATTCATATCTATTTCTCCTCCTAAAATTTTTTTCCCAAAAATTTGTATTGGGGGAAAGCCAACCTTTTTCAAATAATCAATTTTGGATCCTAGTTTTTTTAGGGCTTCTACGAGTAGAAAAATAGGTCTTTCTTTCATTCGATCTGATCCTGTTAATATTACTTTTTTTCCCTCTTGTATAGAAAAATAAGAGGTTAAAAAACGCATAGCAGTTCCAGAATGATGAATATCTAATATATTAGAAGGGCTAATTAAACTTTTTTTTAGTACTTCTGTATCTTCACAGTTAGAAATATTTTCAATATGAATATCATCTTTATAAATAGCTTTTAAAATTAGAAGACGATTAGATATACTTTTAGATCCCGTTATAGATATAGAGCCATATAAGGAACTACTGTTTTTTTTGTAAATCTTAATGTAAGAAGACATATTTTATTTTAATTTTTTATTTTCATGATGTCTGGCATGATCTCTCATTTCCTTTTTTTTTAATTTGATCCGAAAGGATTTCTCTAAATCAATTCCAGTCTGATTTGCTAAACAAGCTATGATAAATAATACATCTGATAATTCTTCTCCAAGGTCTTCACTTTTTTTACAATTTTTTTTATTCGACTGTTCTCCATAATTTCTAGCAATAATTCTAGAAACTTCACCTACTTCTTCCGACAAAAGAATTGTATTAGTTAACACATCAAAATAACGAACTCCATGATTAACTATCCAATTATGAACTAATTTTTGT from Blattabacterium cuenoti carries:
- the ccoS gene encoding cbb3-type cytochrome oxidase assembly protein CcoS, whose amino-acid sequence is MFMDILIIMILSSISLGAFFLIFFLIGLYSGQFDDYESPSVRILIDDDFEKN
- the ccoN gene encoding cytochrome-c oxidase, cbb3-type subunit I, with translation MKLKTYYYNNSIVKAFLYATIFWAMIGFLAGLFIALLLFIPEIPEFIFGNKLKDTQGVMGFGRWRMLHTSTAIFAFVGNIIFTGYYYALQRLLKTRIFSDILSWIHFWGWQIFIISTWITFLLGINTSKEYAEHEWPIDIGVLFIWIIYGINMIGSILKRKIQHLYVSVWFLLGTWVAVGMLHVFNNLELPISLLSFKSYSIYAGVQDALMQWWYGHNAVAFILTTPILGLMYYFVPKASNQPIFSYKLSIIHFWSLIFIYIWAGPHHLMYTSLPNWAQMLGTIFSIMLIAPSWGGMLNGLLTLRGAWNQMNKNPILKFFVVGITCYGMATFEGPMLATKTLNSIGHFTDWVIAHVHLGTLGWNGFMAFGIIYWLTQKIWNTKLYSILLANIHFWMGVLGIILYIFPMYFGSVLQSIMWKKFNPDGTLAYKNFLDSVLSIIPFYKMRFVGGFIYFFGFILMIYNIFKTIKQGNSLDNEEFKCDPFYDSYNNNKDKVETFHSWLEKKPIQLAIFSFIAVAIGGLIEIIPTLVIKSNVPTIHNVKPYKALELEGRDLFVREGCNACHSAQVRPFRDEVVRYGEYSKAGEFVYDHPFLWGSKRTGPDLAREGGKNPNSWHFNHMYNPRSTSPGSIMPRYPWLIYNKLDRSNTEKKMRAMVKLGVPYTFEYIKKANQDMDHQASQIVHDIYQEYPSLKKEIDQQRKIEKEKFIPLKEREIIALIAYLQRLGTDIKS
- a CDS encoding cbb3-type cytochrome c oxidase N-terminal domain-containing protein, coding for MRSKISSFIMIPSFLSVIIFMLYVFFISYNHISYLVHPITIFFFIIITVLLCILESINNLIFRIQLRFLSEKERKKIFEENEGNYFYRLYRFIFYDYKKINHDEVKKIDHGFDGIIELDNQLPIWWVHLFYLTIAFSAIYFFSYLLIDYSNPYKEYDIAYKNQLKNIEIFEKNTPQVTIENARFKENLINSGKVLFEENCATCHQSDGSGNIGPNLTDDYWINAKNKDLFKNIFYLIWNGSDNNPTMRAFGQSGEIKGNDIEKISSYVYFINQKSNKPLISKAPQGIRRSEWGKI
- a CDS encoding FixH family protein, with amino-acid sequence MKIKFNWDTGIVLSLVVFIIFIIYIAFFFPHVGSQLVSDRYYEEEMKYQEIINEKKNVLELPIKIKVFISYSGIEIIFPPVENDIRGFFTLFRSSSKDLDFTQSFKILKSSKKTLLIPKKILKKGYYKLIIRWKTDKKYFFEKDIFWNQYG
- a CDS encoding NADP-dependent malic enzyme: MRKNISNFREESLNYHSQFPSGKIQITPTKKYSSQRDLSLAYSPGVAEPCKEIARSSIEVYKYTSKGNLVAVITNGSAVLGLGDIGALASKPVMEGKALLFKIFSGIDVFDIEIDESDPEKFIETVKAIAPTFGGINLEDIKAPEAFEIERRLKKELNIPVMHDDQHGTAIISGAALLNAVTYVGKEIHEIKMVVNGAGAAAISCARTYKQLGVKPENILMFDSKGLLHISRKDLNKEKKEFSVNIYPIKKLEQAINNADVFIGLSIGGILTPNMLKSMAKDPIVFAMANPDPEIDYNLAIKARPDVIMATGRSDYPNQVNNVLGFPYIFRGALDVHANVINDEMKLAAVHSIASLAKEPVPEQVNIVYNKKNISFGKEYIIPKPFDNRLITRVAPAVAKAAMDSGVARNPILDWKVYQEKLLDRMGYESKMLRMIQNRARTNPKKVVFCNGEEYDILKSVQILHEEGIVSIPIVLGNEYRIKRLINENNLDIELEIIDPEKEENIKKVEYFAQILWKRRNRKGLTLYDSKIRMRTNDHFGAMMVDQGIADAVITGYSRSFSLSLRPMLEVIGKADFVHKTAGMMILLTKRGPLFLADTAVIPDPTSKELARIALMASHVVKSFDIEPRIAMLSFQNFSSDSKTSFKVSQTVSFLHKKYPDLIVDGEVQPDFALNEFLLSKKFPFSKLVKKRANIFIFPNLESGNLTYKFIRGLGDVQTIGPVMLGMRKPAHVMQMQSSIEEIVNLATLAVIDAQIRKN
- the murI gene encoding glutamate racemase; this translates as MKISTLSPIGIFDSGIGGLIIAKEMKIQMPNEDFIYFGDTKNMPYGEKSKEFIRKYSMKIASFLYEKKCKALVIACNSITSNALDQIQKKFHKKILIFNVIDPVVKNTIFLSYKKIGIIATPATVHSNLYTKKIKKYYSHLDIVQMSTPLLAPIIENGWGTNKINPIIKNYLNHLKSIDAILLACTHYLFLKQEIENFYHGKVHLIDIQKIVVQEIKKKLSEQKLLCLHPTWNRFPIFYTSTSIPIFFEKKVRILFGKKVFFKTHIFNFF
- the rpsT gene encoding 30S ribosomal protein S20, producing the protein MANHLSSLKRIRQNYTRRLRNKYVYKSTKTAIKKLLIDKNKKQYSIVISMIDKLSKKNIIHANKAARLKKKLIKKLFSNS
- a CDS encoding C40 family peptidase, translating into MYKNNSKNYFQFFKEQKKYIIEKAKNYMYTPYRYGGTTKTGIDCSAFIKNVFASHKILLPRISSNQAKKGFFIPKDKIEKGDLLFFATGTSNKINHVGMVIHITSNNNIFFIHASTSNGVIISQLYQKYWNHRFIMARRIIYSSS
- a CDS encoding 3-phosphoshikimate 1-carboxyvinyltransferase, which gives rise to MSSYIKIYKKNSSSLYGSISITGSKSISNRLLILKAIYKDDIHIENISNCEDTEVLKKSLISPSNILDIHHSGTAMRFLTSYFSIQEGKKVILTGSDRMKERPIFLLVEALKKLGSKIDYLKKVGFPPIQIFGKKILGGEIDMNAEVSSQYISSLMLIASQFEMGLKIFLKGNITSIPYIKMTFDLLTLAGIKVDWKERIIHIYPVKNRGKKYFSVESDWSSASYYYSMASIAKKSHIILRSYSNDSLQGDQKVSYIYDKYFGISTVFDKDKNIITLNKKLNFFLPKFIELDLNKTPDLAQTIVVTCAALGIKCSLKGLETLKIKETDRLEALKEELLKFGVRTKITDSCIEITDLYRKKIDSFIRIKTYQDHRMAMSFSTFGLCFDFLQIDNPNVVEKSYPNFWKDLEYLGFLIDSYDYDEE
- a CDS encoding nucleotide pyrophosphohydrolase, encoding MEIKNLQKLVHNWIVNHGVRYFDVLTNTILLSEEVGEVSRIIARNYGEQSNKKNCKKSEDLGEELSDVLFIIACLANQTGIDLEKSFRIKLKKKEMRDHARHHENKKLK